The following is a genomic window from Planctomycetia bacterium.
AATGCCTCCAGGCTGTCGAATTCGCGGTAGAGGTCATACAGCTTGCGAGCGCGGACAGCGAAGAGCGTGCCCCACTTCAGTACCTGTACTTTCACTCCCATCTCGAACATGTCCGCGGCGGGGGCCATGGCGATGTCGGCCGGACCCGCCTGTGCAAGCATCTCCCGGACGGTCTGTGAAGTACCGGCCTCAAGACACCCCTGATTGACTGAACCGGTCATCACGTAGGCCGCCCCCATTGAGAAGGCCGCAACGGCGGACGCAGGCGTGGAAATACCGCCTGCCGCGCCGACACGCAGCGGCTCGGCGTACTGATACTTCGCCTGCACTTCATCTCGCAGGGCAATCATCGATGGCAAAAGCGAAATGGCCGGACGATTGTCGGTGTGCCCGCCGGAGTCCGCCTCGACGGTAAGGTCCGGGGCGACAGGCACATGTTCGGCGAGCTTGGCCTGCGCCTCGGTGATGAATCCGGACTGCACGAGCTGTGCAAGCAGGTTCGCGGGCGGCGGCATCATGAACTTTCGGGCAACTTCGGCGCGCGAGACTTTGGCGATCACCGTGTTAGGGCAAACAACGCGCCCATCCGGTCGTTGATGAATGCCCGCGAGGCGATATCGAATCAGCGGAAGCGTCAAATCGAGATAGGCCGAAGCATCGACAAGCTTGACGCCGCGGCGCAGGTAAAGATCGACGACGCCGGATTCCAAGTCCGGCTCGTTCGGACTATGGATGAGATTGATGCCAAATGGCGAACTGCCGAGATTGCGATGGAGTCGATCAATCGCCTGCTCAACGCGGGCAATCGGCAGACCGGCCGAGCCGAAGAATCCAAGCATGCCGGCGCGGCTCATCGCCTCGACGACTTCCTCTGAACCGATGCCGTTGGCCATGGCGCCGGCCAGGTACGCGTACTTAAGTCCGTATGCATTTCGAAACGCCGCGTCACCAAGTTGTGAAGGATGAAGGGCCGGCGCAAACGCGACCAACGGATGGCAGGGCTCGACATGCAGCGAACCCTCTCCGATGAGGCTCCGTCCGCCGACGCCGACCGCCTGACCTCCGCGGTGACGAACAATGTGCAACGGCTCCGACACTTTCAAAAGTGCCGCATGGATGGCATCTGATCCCGCCTGGGGTCCCCTTTCACCGGGCAGCCACCAGCCGATTTGTCCAGCCGTGCCACCATCAACAACGCCTGTCGGATCCGCCTCGTCGCCGGAATGAATCGATCTCGCGCCGCCGTCGAGGGGCAGCCGCCGTGCCGCCTTCACGCCCAGATCGAGCAGCAGGTTGCACCCCGCGAAGAAGGTGCCGACCGCCAGCTTGGCCGTCGTCTTCGCGCCGGCCGCTGCCGCGTCAATGGCCGACCGACCGCCATCGAGGGCGGAACTGGCCAACGAGCCAACCGTGTGTCTGGGCTCACCGTGTTCGCTCATACTTACGCCCCCGTCGGCCTCAGCACGGAGAGCGCGACATCGCTCGCCCCGCGATCCGCAATCGCCTGCTTCAGCGAAACCGGT
Proteins encoded in this region:
- a CDS encoding PfaD family polyunsaturated fatty acid/polyketide biosynthesis protein; amino-acid sequence: MSEHGEPRHTVGSLASSALDGGRSAIDAAAAGAKTTAKLAVGTFFAGCNLLLDLGVKAARRLPLDGGARSIHSGDEADPTGVVDGGTAGQIGWWLPGERGPQAGSDAIHAALLKVSEPLHIVRHRGGQAVGVGGRSLIGEGSLHVEPCHPLVAFAPALHPSQLGDAAFRNAYGLKYAYLAGAMANGIGSEEVVEAMSRAGMLGFFGSAGLPIARVEQAIDRLHRNLGSSPFGINLIHSPNEPDLESGVVDLYLRRGVKLVDASAYLDLTLPLIRYRLAGIHQRPDGRVVCPNTVIAKVSRAEVARKFMMPPPANLLAQLVQSGFITEAQAKLAEHVPVAPDLTVEADSGGHTDNRPAISLLPSMIALRDEVQAKYQYAEPLRVGAAGGISTPASAVAAFSMGAAYVMTGSVNQGCLEAGTSQTVREMLAQAGPADIAMAPAADMFEMGVKVQVLKWGTLFAVRARKLYDLYREFDSLEALPPSQRSPLERDFFRCSLEQAWDETRRFFEERDPSQIARAQREPKHKMALVFRSYLGRSSDWANKGEASRKADYQIWCGPAMGAFNEWTRGTFLAKPENRSVVTVAMNILLGAAVQFRVNWLRGQGVELAPEATGFRPIERDAILKLI